The following proteins are co-located in the Imtechella halotolerans genome:
- a CDS encoding AMP-binding protein, translated as MITKPTYKNIHHRFRVENRFYSFDDLKEVAYSLIKEGVPFEQEIGEFLMDWLDDSPYIEVPTSGSTGTPKKIQILKQHMVNSALATGDFFQLSPGDSALLCLPARFIAGKMMLVRAMILGLELSLVAPGSRPLKGTKEQFDFSAMTPQQLSHSMKELSHIKKLIIGGAAIQGELLEKLQHKHTKAYATYGMTETVSHVAVKKLNHFTKEQPKRHYVAMPNVSFTQDDRGCLVITAPDVCAETLVTNDVVNLLSPSEFEWVGRFDNVINSGGIKLFPESIEVKLANILSTPFFITSLPDAILGERLILVVEGTNDTTQIMELMKGNAVLLPYEFPKEVYVTKEFKRTSNGKIQRKETLASLF; from the coding sequence ATGATTACAAAGCCTACCTATAAAAATATACATCATCGGTTTCGTGTTGAAAATCGATTTTACAGCTTTGATGATTTAAAAGAAGTTGCCTATTCACTTATTAAGGAAGGAGTTCCATTTGAACAGGAAATAGGGGAGTTTCTAATGGATTGGTTGGATGATTCCCCCTATATAGAAGTGCCCACTTCTGGATCCACGGGGACCCCAAAAAAAATACAAATTCTTAAGCAGCATATGGTGAATTCTGCTTTAGCTACAGGTGATTTCTTCCAATTATCTCCTGGTGATAGCGCTTTACTTTGTTTACCTGCCAGATTTATAGCCGGAAAAATGATGCTGGTTAGAGCAATGATTTTAGGTTTAGAACTTTCATTAGTGGCTCCTGGTAGCCGCCCTTTGAAAGGTACAAAAGAACAATTTGATTTTTCTGCCATGACACCACAACAGTTAAGTCACTCGATGAAAGAATTGAGCCATATAAAAAAGCTTATTATTGGAGGTGCAGCCATTCAGGGTGAATTATTAGAAAAGTTACAACATAAACACACTAAAGCGTATGCTACCTATGGAATGACCGAAACAGTTTCTCATGTCGCTGTTAAAAAATTAAATCATTTTACAAAAGAGCAGCCTAAAAGACATTATGTGGCTATGCCCAATGTTTCATTCACTCAAGACGATCGTGGGTGTTTGGTCATTACTGCACCCGATGTTTGTGCAGAAACTTTAGTAACAAATGATGTGGTTAATTTACTTTCACCATCCGAGTTTGAATGGGTAGGTCGTTTTGATAATGTGATCAATTCAGGGGGAATTAAGCTTTTCCCAGAAAGCATTGAAGTAAAACTTGCCAATATTCTATCTACGCCATTTTTCATCACCTCTTTGCCTGATGCCATTTTAGGTGAACGATTAATTTTAGTAGTAGAGGGAACAAATGATACAACACAAATCATGGAGCTTATGAAAGGTAATGCCGTTTTATTACCCTATGAGTTTCCAAAGGAAGTATATGTGACTAAGGAATTCAAAAGGACATCTAATGGCAAAATCCAACGAAAAGAGACTTTAGCTAGCTTATTCTAA
- the pheT gene encoding phenylalanine--tRNA ligase subunit beta codes for MKISYNWIKQFIKTEWNAEQTAELLTDLGLEVEGVSVYESVKGGLKGVVVGHVLECEQHPNADRLKVTKVAIGQDQVVQIVCGAPNVAVGQKVPVATIGTMLYDAQGNPWEIKKGKIRGEESHGMICAEDELGLGQGHEGIMILDESLVPGTPCAQVFQIENDEVFEIGLTPNRADAMSHHGVARDLKAGLIQKGVSLELISPSTSSFHVNNRTLKIDVEVENNELAPRYAGVTITGVKVAESPDWIKNRLKAIGLTPKNNIVDITNYVLHELGQPLHAFDAAKISGNKILVKTVADGTKFTTLDEVERTLHSEDLMICDAEKPLCIAGVFGGLSSGVTENTTQIFLESAYFNPVSVRKTAKRHGLSTDASFRFERGIDINNVKYALLRAAILIQQVAGGEISMDVTDIYPKKVEDFQVFLAFEKVDKLIGQEIPKEVIKNILTSLDMKINSVTERGVGLSIPPYRVDVQRDVDVIEEILRIYGYNQIDFTEKLNATVSHSSRYEDYKVQNIIANQLVGQGFNEMMANSLTSSSYTKLSEQLKEEHNVMMLNPLSADLSAMRQSMLFSGLEAIAYNSNRRRPDLKLFEFGKTYHRYENYTENKHLSLFITGDRFNESWNTISKKSDFFYLKGVLQTIFDRLGLSKLKSAPFKTDVFQEGLILSSGKIRLAEFGIVKKSILKAFDIKQEVVYADIDWKNVHQLVQNHKVSFKELAKYPEVRRDLALLLDESVTFEQLHHTAMQSEKSLLKDMSLFDVYQGKNLPEGKKSYALSFVLQDEEQTLTDKQIEKVMSKLQQNFEKQLGAELRK; via the coding sequence ATGAAGATTTCATACAACTGGATTAAACAATTCATAAAAACAGAGTGGAATGCTGAGCAAACAGCAGAATTACTAACCGATTTAGGACTTGAAGTAGAAGGTGTTTCTGTGTACGAATCTGTAAAAGGAGGTCTTAAAGGAGTTGTAGTAGGACATGTTTTGGAATGTGAGCAACATCCAAATGCCGATCGATTAAAAGTTACTAAGGTAGCAATTGGACAAGATCAAGTGGTGCAAATTGTATGTGGAGCTCCTAATGTAGCTGTGGGACAGAAAGTGCCAGTTGCCACCATTGGAACTATGCTATATGATGCTCAAGGCAATCCATGGGAAATAAAAAAGGGAAAAATACGTGGGGAAGAAAGCCATGGAATGATTTGTGCAGAAGATGAATTAGGACTTGGACAAGGACATGAGGGTATTATGATTCTAGATGAAAGTCTTGTTCCAGGTACACCATGTGCCCAAGTATTTCAAATTGAAAATGATGAGGTTTTTGAGATTGGCCTCACTCCCAACCGTGCCGATGCTATGAGTCATCACGGTGTGGCCAGAGACCTTAAAGCAGGACTCATTCAAAAAGGAGTATCCCTTGAATTAATCTCCCCTTCTACCAGCAGTTTTCATGTCAATAACAGAACCTTGAAAATTGATGTGGAAGTTGAAAATAATGAATTAGCTCCTCGCTATGCTGGTGTAACCATTACTGGCGTGAAAGTAGCTGAGTCTCCAGATTGGATAAAAAATAGATTAAAAGCCATTGGACTTACTCCTAAAAATAATATTGTTGACATAACTAACTATGTACTTCATGAACTTGGACAGCCATTACATGCATTTGATGCAGCAAAAATAAGTGGCAACAAAATTCTTGTAAAAACCGTAGCTGATGGTACTAAATTTACAACCTTAGATGAAGTAGAGCGTACGTTGCATTCAGAAGATTTAATGATATGTGATGCTGAAAAGCCATTGTGTATTGCTGGTGTTTTTGGAGGACTCAGTTCAGGAGTAACTGAAAACACTACTCAGATATTTTTAGAAAGTGCCTATTTCAATCCGGTTTCTGTTCGTAAAACTGCTAAACGACACGGACTAAGCACTGATGCTTCGTTCCGTTTTGAACGAGGTATAGATATTAATAACGTAAAATATGCCTTATTACGCGCAGCAATTTTAATACAGCAAGTGGCTGGAGGAGAAATTTCAATGGATGTTACGGATATCTATCCTAAAAAAGTGGAAGATTTTCAAGTATTCTTAGCCTTTGAAAAAGTTGATAAACTGATAGGCCAGGAAATTCCAAAAGAGGTCATAAAAAATATTCTAACCTCCTTAGATATGAAAATTAACAGTGTAACTGAGCGTGGTGTTGGATTATCTATTCCTCCTTATAGAGTGGATGTTCAGCGTGATGTAGATGTTATTGAGGAAATTCTTCGTATTTACGGTTATAATCAGATTGATTTCACTGAAAAGCTCAATGCAACTGTTTCACATTCTTCTCGCTACGAAGACTATAAAGTTCAAAACATTATAGCAAATCAACTGGTAGGTCAAGGATTTAATGAAATGATGGCCAATAGCCTTACCTCAAGTAGTTATACTAAGCTTTCTGAACAACTGAAAGAGGAACATAATGTGATGATGTTAAATCCACTTAGTGCTGATCTTTCTGCCATGCGTCAGTCAATGTTATTCTCAGGTTTAGAGGCCATTGCCTACAACAGTAATCGTCGCAGACCAGATCTTAAGCTGTTTGAGTTTGGAAAAACGTATCATCGCTATGAAAATTATACGGAAAATAAGCACCTAAGTTTATTTATAACCGGTGATCGTTTTAATGAAAGCTGGAATACCATTTCCAAAAAAAGTGATTTCTTTTACCTAAAGGGAGTTTTACAAACTATTTTCGATCGTCTAGGACTATCTAAACTAAAATCTGCTCCTTTTAAAACAGACGTTTTTCAGGAAGGACTTATATTAAGTAGTGGAAAAATTCGACTTGCTGAATTTGGTATTGTAAAAAAATCAATTTTGAAGGCATTTGATATCAAACAAGAAGTAGTTTATGCTGATATCGACTGGAAAAATGTACATCAGTTGGTTCAAAATCATAAGGTTTCTTTTAAGGAACTTGCTAAATATCCAGAAGTGAGACGTGATTTAGCATTGTTACTAGACGAGTCGGTTACTTTTGAGCAATTGCATCATACCGCCATGCAAAGTGAAAAATCCTTGCTAAAAGATATGAGTCTTTTTGATGTCTATCAAGGGAAAAACCTACCAGAAGGTAAAAAGAGTTATGCGCTAAGTTTTGTTTTACAAGATGAAGAACAAACACTTACTGATAAACAAATTGAGAAGGTAATGTCAAAACTTCAACAAAATTTTGAAAAACAACTGGGTGCTGAACTCAGAAAATAA
- a CDS encoding DUF7477 domain-containing protein, which translates to MKSYFSICFLLVFVQFSSLYGQSMTAPTTKKSTTTTTATPTSTGQSEWALVMTKMTGQADVLQRWKTRLEYPKDEIKADWDDSYDITNLTYIGDTWTLVTAKNTDLHAQQWYTRLDVESLFEEVKKEYKASKMLVSVTYGAGLWALVSSKGTKYTHQYALYHKNGFPQSYMDQRIAEGYYLSDMAFGAGSWFTVFSKDSKTSNQMYHTSFSFPKDKIESYWDKGYRINLLKYLDDRWVLSMILNSDYGQQAWRTRYEFPKKEIDELWKDGYSITDMSYLPGSKNTALSTTSSNLLGTWVYEDYFAEEYIEFLSDGFVKMTIIDLYNDTTTVYGGSGFTDPNLGKVDIKFETNTKVFPYHLDIVVYQNRKELQRNKAIYKIDKDQLTVKAPESYTQKRAVNFNDEDSYSIDVYTKSN; encoded by the coding sequence ATGAAATCATACTTTTCTATCTGTTTCTTATTGGTTTTTGTACAATTTAGTTCGCTTTATGGGCAGTCAATGACGGCACCTACCACTAAAAAAAGTACCACCACCACAACAGCTACTCCTACGTCAACAGGTCAAAGTGAATGGGCTCTTGTCATGACTAAGATGACGGGGCAAGCGGATGTTTTACAGCGCTGGAAAACAAGGTTGGAGTATCCAAAGGACGAAATAAAAGCAGATTGGGATGATTCGTATGATATTACCAATCTTACCTATATAGGTGATACTTGGACCCTGGTTACCGCTAAAAATACGGATTTACACGCACAGCAATGGTATACCAGGTTAGATGTCGAATCGCTTTTTGAAGAAGTAAAAAAGGAGTATAAGGCAAGCAAAATGCTTGTTTCTGTTACTTATGGAGCTGGTTTATGGGCATTGGTATCTTCTAAAGGGACTAAATATACTCACCAGTATGCGCTCTATCATAAAAATGGATTTCCTCAATCCTATATGGATCAACGAATAGCTGAAGGATATTATTTATCGGATATGGCCTTTGGTGCAGGCAGTTGGTTTACTGTTTTTTCAAAGGATAGCAAAACTTCGAATCAAATGTACCATACTAGCTTTAGTTTTCCTAAGGACAAGATAGAGTCCTATTGGGATAAAGGTTATCGAATAAATCTTCTCAAATACTTAGATGATAGATGGGTATTATCCATGATTTTGAATTCTGATTATGGACAACAAGCGTGGCGTACGCGCTATGAGTTTCCTAAAAAAGAAATTGATGAATTATGGAAAGATGGCTATTCTATAACAGATATGAGTTACCTTCCAGGAAGTAAAAATACAGCCTTGTCAACTACTTCTTCTAATCTTTTGGGTACATGGGTTTATGAAGATTATTTTGCTGAAGAATATATAGAATTTCTATCTGACGGTTTTGTAAAGATGACTATTATTGATTTGTATAATGATACTACTACCGTATATGGAGGAAGTGGATTTACAGACCCTAACCTAGGAAAGGTAGATATTAAATTCGAAACAAATACAAAGGTTTTTCCATATCACCTGGATATAGTTGTGTATCAAAATAGAAAAGAATTGCAACGCAACAAAGCCATTTACAAAATTGACAAGGACCAGCTAACAGTCAAAGCGCCTGAAAGTTATACCCAAAAAAGGGCCGTGAATTTTAATGATGAAGATTCCTATTCAATTGACGTTTATACCAAATCAAACTAA
- the recG gene encoding ATP-dependent DNA helicase RecG — protein MNPQFLYTPIDYLKKVGPQRAQLLKTELGIHQYQDLLHFFPNRYIDKTQYYKINQLQRNNAEVQIIGKIIHLKMVETGNKGFGKRLVATFVDDTGEMELVWFRGHKWIKDSLKINEPYVVFGRCNWFNGVFSMPHPEMELMREHEQSLRTAMQPVYPSTEKLTNKGITNRVINQLMQELFNESGVRFHESLPKSIIEELHLISKAEALFNIHFPKSQELLAKAQFRLKFEELFFIQLQLVRKNLLHKQRIKGFVFDKVGELFSDFYNNHLPFELTNAQKRVIKEIRNDMGSNAQMNRLLQGDVGSGKTIVALMSMLLAIDNGFQACIMAPTEILATQHYNGIMELLKELPVNVQLLTGSTKAADRREIHEQLENGLLHILIGTHAVLEDKVQFQNLGLAIIDEQHRFGVAQRAKLWHKNTMPPHILVMTATPIPRTLAMSLYGDLDVSVIDELPPGRKPIKTVHRYDSNRLKVFQFLKDEINKGRQVYVVYPLIQESETLDYKDLMDGYESIVRSFPQPEYQISIVHGQMKPADKDYEMERFIKGETQIMVATTVIEVGVNVPNASVMIIESAERFGLSQLHQLRGRVGRGAEQSFCILMTGHKLSDDSKTRLQTMTQTNDGFEIAEVDLKLRGPGDLMGTQQSGVLTLKIADIVKDNDILKTARYYAIQLLKSDPNLEDPLNKEVRVSYERLQKNKTIWNYIS, from the coding sequence ATGAATCCGCAATTTTTATATACACCTATAGATTATTTGAAAAAAGTTGGTCCACAAAGGGCGCAACTGCTTAAGACTGAACTGGGTATACATCAATACCAGGATTTATTACATTTCTTTCCAAATAGATACATTGACAAGACCCAATATTATAAGATAAATCAGTTACAACGAAATAATGCAGAAGTTCAGATTATTGGAAAAATAATCCATTTGAAAATGGTCGAAACTGGCAATAAGGGCTTTGGAAAACGACTTGTGGCTACCTTTGTTGATGATACAGGAGAAATGGAATTAGTGTGGTTTAGAGGTCATAAATGGATTAAGGACAGTCTTAAGATTAATGAACCTTATGTTGTTTTTGGACGGTGTAACTGGTTTAATGGTGTATTTTCCATGCCACATCCAGAAATGGAATTAATGAGGGAACATGAGCAAAGTCTGAGAACAGCAATGCAACCAGTGTATCCTTCTACTGAAAAACTTACTAATAAAGGAATTACAAATAGGGTAATTAATCAATTAATGCAAGAACTCTTTAATGAATCCGGTGTACGGTTTCATGAGTCATTGCCAAAATCAATTATCGAGGAATTACACCTTATATCAAAGGCAGAAGCCTTATTTAATATTCATTTCCCTAAGAGTCAAGAATTATTAGCTAAAGCTCAGTTTCGTTTAAAATTTGAAGAATTATTCTTTATTCAGCTCCAACTTGTTAGAAAGAATCTCTTGCACAAGCAACGCATCAAAGGCTTTGTTTTTGACAAGGTTGGGGAACTTTTTTCAGATTTTTACAACAATCACCTCCCCTTTGAACTTACCAATGCCCAAAAAAGGGTTATAAAGGAAATAAGGAATGATATGGGATCTAATGCCCAAATGAATCGTTTGCTTCAAGGAGATGTAGGTTCAGGAAAAACGATCGTGGCTTTAATGAGTATGTTACTAGCCATAGACAATGGATTTCAAGCATGTATAATGGCGCCTACTGAAATTTTGGCAACACAACATTATAATGGTATAATGGAGTTGTTAAAAGAATTGCCTGTGAATGTACAATTACTTACAGGGTCTACGAAAGCAGCCGATAGAAGAGAAATTCATGAACAATTGGAGAATGGTCTTCTGCATATTCTTATTGGTACGCATGCAGTGTTAGAAGATAAAGTACAATTCCAAAATTTAGGGTTAGCTATAATCGATGAACAACATCGTTTTGGTGTAGCTCAACGTGCCAAGCTATGGCATAAAAATACCATGCCTCCTCATATACTTGTTATGACAGCTACTCCAATTCCACGTACTTTAGCGATGAGTTTATATGGAGATTTAGATGTTTCCGTAATAGATGAACTTCCTCCAGGGCGTAAGCCTATTAAAACGGTGCATAGATACGATAGTAATCGTCTAAAGGTATTTCAATTTTTAAAAGATGAAATTAACAAAGGGCGTCAAGTATATGTGGTCTATCCTTTGATTCAAGAATCTGAAACACTGGACTATAAAGATTTAATGGATGGATATGAGAGTATAGTACGGTCTTTTCCACAACCAGAATACCAAATATCAATTGTTCATGGACAAATGAAGCCCGCCGATAAGGATTATGAAATGGAGCGGTTTATTAAAGGAGAAACTCAGATAATGGTGGCCACCACTGTGATTGAAGTAGGTGTAAATGTACCGAATGCTTCTGTAATGATCATTGAAAGCGCCGAGAGATTTGGACTTTCTCAGTTACATCAATTACGTGGACGTGTTGGACGTGGGGCTGAACAGAGTTTTTGTATTTTAATGACTGGGCATAAACTCAGTGATGATTCTAAAACTCGATTACAAACCATGACACAGACCAATGATGGATTTGAAATTGCGGAAGTAGACTTAAAACTACGTGGACCCGGTGATTTAATGGGAACACAGCAAAGTGGAGTGCTTACGCTTAAGATCGCTGATATTGTCAAAGACAATGATATACTTAAAACGGCAAGATACTATGCTATTCAATTATTAAAAAGTGATCCTAATTTAGAAGATCCTCTAAACAAAGAGGTTAGAGTTTCCTACGAGCGTCTCCAAAAAAATAAGACCATTTGGAACTATATCAGTTAA
- a CDS encoding patatin-like phospholipase family protein, which yields MNALVISGGGSKGAFAGGVAQYLIEELNKDYQLYLGTSTGSLLVSHLALKETQKIKEVYTSVTQKSIFSHCPFTITEKHGSQNIGINHLNVLRNFMRGSKTFGESYNLQSLIKQTFTEAEFSKLQSSDKEIIVTVSNLSMNEVEYKSINDFSYHEFCEWIWISCNYTPFMSLVNKNGCEYADGGLGCMVPIEEAIRRGAKTVDAIILQTEVTHLNRLPARNAFSLLTNMFAFMLDRIEKQNIRIGKLVANYNDAIINFYYTPVILTTNSLIFQKEKMSQWWQSGFEFARLKNQQSSALET from the coding sequence ATGAATGCACTTGTAATAAGCGGAGGAGGCAGTAAAGGAGCTTTTGCCGGTGGTGTTGCCCAATATCTTATAGAAGAATTAAATAAGGATTACCAATTATACCTAGGTACATCAACTGGGAGTCTACTAGTGTCACATTTGGCTTTAAAAGAAACTCAGAAAATAAAAGAAGTGTATACTTCAGTGACGCAAAAAAGTATTTTTAGTCATTGTCCCTTTACCATTACTGAAAAACATGGAAGTCAAAATATTGGAATAAACCACCTAAATGTGCTTAGAAATTTCATGAGGGGGAGTAAAACCTTTGGTGAAAGTTATAATCTTCAAAGCCTTATAAAACAAACATTTACAGAAGCTGAATTTTCTAAATTGCAATCTTCTGATAAAGAAATCATTGTTACTGTTAGTAACCTGTCAATGAATGAAGTGGAGTATAAATCAATTAATGATTTTAGTTACCATGAGTTTTGTGAATGGATATGGATTTCGTGTAATTATACTCCTTTTATGAGCCTTGTTAATAAGAACGGTTGTGAATATGCAGACGGCGGGCTAGGGTGTATGGTTCCAATAGAAGAGGCTATACGAAGGGGGGCTAAGACGGTGGATGCTATTATATTACAAACAGAAGTGACTCATTTGAACAGACTTCCCGCTCGCAATGCGTTTTCCCTTCTTACCAATATGTTCGCTTTTATGCTTGACCGGATCGAAAAACAAAATATTAGAATTGGTAAATTGGTAGCCAACTATAATGACGCTATTATCAACTTTTACTATACTCCAGTAATACTCACCACTAATTCCCTTATTTTTCAAAAAGAAAAAATGTCACAGTGGTGGCAGAGTGGTTTTGAATTTGCTCGATTAAAAAATCAACAAAGCAGTGCCTTGGAAACTTAG
- a CDS encoding DUF7935 family protein yields the protein MDISIVQLLFYFLPALLTGIIAFYFFKLHTANEEGRRRYLLHKETHKSILPIRLQAYERITLFLERMAPQKLLLRVPPISDQTSAYENLLIATIEQEFDHNISQQIYMSDEGWNIVKAAKNATIQVIRKAAMNEKTTSADKLREAVLSEYIDKQTPSANALAHIKKEIQELWD from the coding sequence ATGGATATATCAATAGTACAACTGCTTTTTTATTTTTTACCAGCACTACTCACAGGTATCATTGCGTTTTATTTTTTTAAACTTCATACCGCAAATGAAGAAGGTCGAAGAAGGTATTTATTGCATAAAGAAACTCATAAATCAATTTTACCAATACGATTACAAGCCTATGAACGAATTACATTGTTCTTAGAGCGTATGGCCCCTCAAAAACTCTTGTTACGTGTACCTCCTATATCTGATCAAACTTCTGCATATGAAAACCTATTGATAGCCACTATTGAGCAGGAATTTGACCATAATATTTCTCAACAAATTTATATGAGTGATGAAGGTTGGAATATTGTTAAAGCAGCAAAAAATGCCACTATTCAGGTCATTAGGAAAGCTGCCATGAATGAAAAAACGACGTCTGCCGATAAACTCCGTGAGGCAGTTCTGAGTGAATATATTGACAAACAAACACCTTCTGCCAATGCCCTAGCGCATATCAAAAAAGAAATTCAAGAATTATGGGACTAA
- a CDS encoding amidohydrolase, which produces MKKLQVLLLLFPLGLSLCAQKKIDKDIESIQSKVIEWRRYFHQHPELSNREFKTAEKIAEHLNNLGMQVQTGVAKTGVVGILHGKRPGKVIALRADIDALPVTERVDLPFKSTVVTEFDGVTTGVMHACGHDTHIAILMGVAEVLSKNNDFSGTIKFIFQPAEEGAPKGEEGGAELMVKEGVLKNPDVEAIFGLHIGSYLEVGKIRYKPGGTMAAAQRFDIKVTGKQAHGSSPWTGVDPIMVSAKIIDGLQSIISREMELTNEAAVITVGKITSGVRNNIIPETAEMVGTIRTLDYSMQEKLNKRMKEMVPAIAKAYNAQASITIENGLPITFNDPDLTAKVLPSLEKAAGKENVLLGKAVTGAEDFSFFQKEIPGFYFFLGGKPVDKEATLHHTPDFYIDESGLLLGVKTFTQIVFDYLK; this is translated from the coding sequence ATGAAAAAACTTCAAGTACTGTTGTTACTATTCCCTTTGGGACTGAGCCTTTGTGCACAAAAGAAAATTGACAAGGATATTGAATCTATCCAATCCAAGGTTATTGAATGGAGAAGATACTTTCATCAACACCCAGAGTTGTCAAATAGAGAATTCAAAACTGCTGAAAAAATTGCTGAGCACCTAAATAACCTAGGTATGCAAGTGCAGACTGGAGTTGCTAAAACAGGGGTAGTTGGAATTTTACATGGGAAAAGACCTGGAAAGGTAATTGCCTTACGTGCAGATATAGATGCACTTCCTGTTACGGAACGTGTTGACCTTCCATTTAAATCAACAGTAGTAACAGAATTTGATGGGGTAACTACAGGAGTAATGCATGCCTGTGGTCACGATACCCATATAGCTATTCTTATGGGAGTAGCTGAAGTGTTATCCAAAAACAATGATTTTTCAGGGACTATTAAATTCATTTTCCAACCCGCAGAAGAAGGTGCTCCTAAAGGAGAAGAAGGGGGTGCAGAACTAATGGTTAAGGAAGGAGTTTTAAAAAATCCAGATGTAGAGGCCATATTTGGTCTTCATATTGGTTCGTATCTAGAGGTAGGTAAAATTCGATATAAACCAGGAGGAACAATGGCCGCTGCCCAGAGATTTGATATTAAAGTTACAGGAAAACAAGCACATGGATCCTCTCCATGGACAGGCGTAGATCCTATAATGGTATCTGCAAAAATTATTGACGGCTTACAATCTATTATTAGTCGAGAAATGGAACTAACCAATGAAGCGGCCGTCATTACTGTTGGTAAAATAACCAGTGGTGTGCGTAACAATATTATCCCAGAGACCGCTGAGATGGTAGGTACTATCCGAACTTTAGACTATTCCATGCAAGAAAAACTTAATAAGCGGATGAAGGAAATGGTTCCCGCCATTGCAAAAGCCTACAATGCTCAGGCAAGCATAACGATAGAAAATGGACTTCCAATTACCTTCAATGATCCGGATCTCACAGCCAAAGTCCTTCCTTCACTGGAGAAAGCGGCAGGTAAAGAAAATGTATTATTAGGTAAGGCCGTAACGGGCGCAGAAGATTTTTCATTTTTTCAAAAGGAAATTCCTGGGTTCTACTTTTTCCTTGGTGGAAAGCCTGTAGATAAAGAAGCCACGTTACACCATACTCCTGATTTCTATATAGATGAGAGTGGATTGCTTTTAGGGGTCAAAACATTTACACAGATTGTTTTTGATTATTTAAAGTAA